The following nucleotide sequence is from Coffea eugenioides isolate CCC68of chromosome 3, Ceug_1.0, whole genome shotgun sequence.
CTTCCATTCAACAGCAGTTATCTGAATTAACCTCATTTGTTCGACAGATAGCTGTAGGAAATGTACAGCAGGCCAAGGTGTGTGGGATTTGTACGAACAGTGGTCATACCACCGACTCGTGCCCACAGTTACAAGAGGAGGGAATTGAGCAAGCAAACATGGCTGGTAACATGCCCATGCCACGTAGACAGTATGACCCCTATTCCAACTCATACAATCCGGGTTGGAgggatcatccaaatctgagctatgggggaaataagcaacaaaatttcaCCCCCAATAGACAACAGGGCTTCCAGCAACAATATCAAACAAAGAATCAACCCTCCTCTAACCCAGGTATGTCCTTAGAAGACATGGTTAAAATCATAGCCTCTAACACTATGAAATTTCAGCAGGACACTGAGGCCAGCAGTCAAGAGACGAAGGCGCGTATGCAAAACTTGGAAAATCAGATGAGTCAATTGGCCTCAATTGTCAACCGACTGGACTCCTAGGGAAAGGGAAAACTGCCATCCCAACCTGAGGTGAATCCCAAgaatgtaagtgcaatgaccCTCAGGAGTGGGAAAGAGGTTGAAGGACCAGCACCAGTAGCTCCGAAGGACAAGAATGAGGACCGCATTGAGAAGGAGCTTGAGGAAGAAGGAACGCCCGGCATAAATAAAAAGGTAATACGTACCCCAGTGGTTCCAGTTAAGCCTAACCCACCaccttttcctagcaggttggaaAGGCTTAAAAAGCataacaagaaaaaggaaattctGGAGATGTTTAGAAAGGTGGAGATAAATATCCCCTTACTTGACGCAATTAAGCAAGTACCCCGGTATGCCAAATTCTTGAAGGACCTATGCATCAATAGGAAGAAATTGAGGGGAGATGAAAGGATAATTGTGGGAGAGAACGTATCCGCAGTGCTTCAAAGAAAACTTCCGCCCAAGTGTGGAGAGCTAGGTATGTTCACTATCCCTTGTAAAATCGGGAACACTAGCATTAGGAATGCCATGTTAGACCTAGGAGCCTCTATAAATGTGATGCCCAAGGCTATTTATGCTTCTCTAAATTTGGGTCCCTTAAAGGAAACTGGCAttataattcaattggctgataGGACTAATGCTTATCCCGATGGGGTGATAGAAGATGTGTTAGTGCAAGTGAACAATTTAGTGTTCCCCGCTGATTTTTATATTCTTGATATGGGTAATGAACGTTCTCCAAATCCATCACCAATTTTGTTGGGGAGGCCCTTCTTGAGCACGGCTcgtacaaaaattgatgttagtgAGGGCACCCTaacgatggaatttgatggagaaatagttcattttaatatatttgaggCCATGAGATATCCTTGTCATTCTAATGCTATTTTCGCTATGAGTGTAATCGACCCTTTGGTGCAAGAAGTGTTTGAAATTAATAGCAGGGATGAATTGGAGACAGCAATCACCAAACATTTGGATCTGGAAGCAACTTGTGAAATGGAGTTAGATGTCAGTTTGCAAAGAATGGTTGGAGCCTTGCAATCACTAGGCCAAAGTTCTCTAAGGTATGATGTCGCTCCTATATTGGTGCCTGAACCACACCTAAAGCTATTACCCTCTATCGTGCAGGCACCTGAAGTGGAGTTAAAACCTCTGCCCGAGCATCTAAAGTATGCCTATCTAGGTGAAAAATGGACGTTACCagtgataatctcatccaaattaTCACCCAGGGAGGAGGATAAGCTGCTACGGGTTCTAAGGGAGCATAAGGAAGCTATAGGTTGGACAATTGCGGACATAAAGGGTATAAGCCCGTCCGTGTGCATGCATCGAATTCGCCTGGAAGAGGATGCTAGGCCGATAAGACAACCACAAAGGAGATTGAACCCCATCATGATGGAAGTGGTCAAGAAAGAGGTAATCAACCTTCTGGACGTGGGAATCATTTTTTCTATCTCAGATAGCCCGTGGGTGAGTCCAGTCCAAGTGGTGCCAAAGAAAGCAGGGGTAACTGTGGAAGAAAATCATGAAGGGGACCTCGTTCCAGTTCGAAAGCCTACGGGTTGGCGCCAGTGCATCGATTACCGCAAATTGAACGCGGTGACCAAGAAGGATCATTTTCCTCTTCCATTCGTCGATCAAATAATTGAAAGGTTAGCTTGTCGTGCCTATTATTGTTTTTTAGATGGTTTCTCTGGTTATTTTTAGATAGCAATTGcaccagaggatcaagagaaaacAACTTTCACTTGCCCCTTTGGCACTTTTGCCTATCGaatgatgccatttggattgtgCAATGCCCCTGCAACATTTCAGAGGTGCATGAT
It contains:
- the LOC113766799 gene encoding uncharacterized protein LOC113766799; translated protein: MTLRSGKEVEGPAPVAPKDKNEDRIEKELEEEGTPGINKKVIRTPVVPVKPNPPPFPSRLERLKKHNKKKEILEMFRKVEINIPLLDAIKQVPRYAKFLKDLCINRKKLRGDERIIVGENVSAVLQRKLPPKCGELGMFTIPCKIGNTSIRNAMLDLGASINVMPKAIYASLNLGPLKETGIIIQLADRTNAYPDGVIEDVLVQVNNLVFPADFYILDMGNERSPNPSPILLGRPFLSTARTKIDVSEGTLTMEFDGEIVHFNIFEAMRYPCHSNAIFAMSVIDPLVQEVFEINSRDELETAITKHLDLEATCEMELDVSLQRMVGALQSLGQSSLRYDVAPILVPEPHLKLLPSIVQAPEVELKPLPEHLKYAYLGEKWTLPVIISSKLSPREEDKLLRVLREHKEAIGWTIADIKGISPSVCMHRIRLEEDARPIRQPQRRLNPIMMEVVKKEVINLLDVGIIFSISDSPWVSPVQVVPKKAGVTVEENHEGDLVPVRKPTGWRQCIDYRKLNAIAIAPEDQEKTTFTCPFGTFAYRMMPFGLCNAPATFQRCMISIFSEYVERIIEVFMDDFSVYGDSFDDCLDNLTLILKRCIETNPVLNWEK